One genomic segment of Chelonia mydas isolate rCheMyd1 chromosome 1, rCheMyd1.pri.v2, whole genome shotgun sequence includes these proteins:
- the DENND6B gene encoding protein DENND6B isoform X1: MDALCSADPRPRGQPPLGSGPEPGPGASPLPWARFSAWLECVCVVTFDLELGQAMELVYPYDFRLTEKEKTNICYLSFPDSYSGSLGDTQFSFRVRQSGGQRNSHFGDDGEYNREAPLTLQRESAHYFGYVYFRQVKDSSMKRGYFQKSLVLVSRLPYVNLFQSLLQLIAPEYFDKLEPCLEAVCNEIDQWPPPVPGQTLNLPVMGIVIQVRIPSRVDKPGSSPLKQFNQENLLPAPLVLPSVHELDLFRCFQPVLIHIQMLWELMLLGEPIVVMAPSPTISSEMVLALTSCLTPLKYCCDYRPYFTIHDSEFKEYTTRTQAPPNIVVGVTNPFFIKTLQHWPHLLRIGELKMSGDLPKQVKVKKLTKLKTLDTKPGIYTSYKTFLHKDKTLIKRLLKGVQRKRPSEVQSALLRRHLLELTQSFIIPLEHYIASLMPLQRAITPWKNPPQIRPFRQEDFMKTLEHAGPQLTCVLRGDWLGLYRRFFKSPNFDGWYRQRHKEMTQKLEALHLEAICEANIVAWMKDKSEVEIVDLVLKLREKLIRARCHHLPVKEETLQRVGLYIETIIGSLPEDLQTVLHHH, encoded by the exons ATGGACGCGCTGTGCAGCGCCGACCCCCGGCCCCGCGGCCAGCCGCCCCTGGGCTCCGGCCCGGAGCCGGGCCCGGGGGCCTCCCCGCTGCCCTGGGCCCGCTTCTCCGCCTGGCTCGAGTGTGTCTGCGTGGTCACCTTCGacctggagctggggcaggccatggag TTGGTGTATCCTTATGACTTCAGACTGACCGAAAAAGAG AAAACCAACATCTGCTACTTGTCCTTCCCAGACTCCTATTCAG GTAGCCTAGGAGATACTCAATTTAGCTTCCGTGTCCGTCAgtctggggggcagagaaacTCTCATTTTGGGGATGATGGCGAATATAACAGAGAAGCCCCCCTAACACTACAG CGGGAGTCAGCTCATTACTTTGGCTATGTGTACTTCAGACAAGTCAAGGACAGCTCAATGAAGAGAGGTTATTTCCAGAAG TCTCTAGTGCTGGTGTCACGCTTGCCTTATGTGAACCTCTTCCAGTCTCTGCTGCAGCTGATTGCTCCTGAGTACTTTGACAAGCTGGAGCCATGCCTGGAGGCAG TGTGCAATGAGATTGATCAGTGGCCACCACCGGTGCCAGGACAGACACTGAACCTTCCTGTGATGGGAATTGTCATTCAG GTGCGAATCCCATCCAGGGTGGATAAACCCGGATCAAGTCCCTTGAAGCAGTTCAATCAAGAG AATTTGTTACCAGCCCCATTAGTTCTCCCCAGCGTTCATGAACTGGATCTCTTCAG atgTTTCCAGCCAGtgctaattcatatccagatGCTGTGGGAGCTGATGCTACTGGGGGAGCCAATAGTTGTAATGGCGCCATCCCCTACAATTTCCTCAGAAATGGTTCTGGCACTTACCAG CTGTCTCACCCCTCTTAAGTACTGCTGTGACTACCGTCCATATTTCACTATCCATGACAGCGAGTTTAAGGAGTACACCACTAGGACACAAGCCCC GCCGAACATTGTTGTGGGAGTCACAAATCCTTTCTTTATCAAAACACTCCAGCACTGGCCTCACCTTCTTCGGATCGGGGAGCTCAAAATGTCAG GTGACTTACCCAAACAAGTCAAGGTGAAGAAACTAACCAAACTGAAAACTCTGGACACTAAGCCGG GAATCTACACCTCTTACAAGACATTTCTGCACAAAGACAAAACCCTGATAAAGAGATTGTTAAAG GGGGTTCAGAGGAAGCGCCCATCTGAAGTCCAAAGTGCCCTTTTGAGGCGCCACCTGCTGGAGCTCACACAGAGTTTCATTATCCCCCTG GAGCATTATATTGCGAGTCTGATGCCTCTACAGAGGGCCATTACTCCATGGAAG AATCCTCCCCAGATCCGTCCTTTCCGACAAGAGGATTTCATGAAGACCCTTGAACATGCTGGTCCCCAACTCACCTGTGTACTTAGGGGTGACTGGTTAGGCCTGTACAG ACGTTTCTTCAAGTCTCCCAACTTCGATGGCTGGTACCGTCAGAGACACAAGGAAATGACCCAGAAGCTGGAGGCCCTTCACCTGGAGGCGATCTGCGAGGCG AACATTGTGGCCTGGATGAAAGACAAGTCCGAGGTGGAGATCGTTGACCTGGTTCTGAAACTTCGCGAGAAGCTG atcaGAGCCAGGTGTCATCACCTCCCTGTGAAGGAGGAAACGCTGCAGCGAGTGGGCCTTTACATTGAGACCATTATTGGTTCCTTACCTGAGGATCTCCAGACTGTGCTGCACCACCACTGA
- the DENND6B gene encoding protein DENND6B isoform X4 has translation MDALCSADPRPRGQPPLGSGPEPGPGASPLPWARFSAWLECVCVVTFDLELGQAMELVYPYDFRLTEKEKTNICYLSFPDSYSGSLGDTQFSFRVRQSGGQRNSHFGDDGEYNREAPLTLQRESAHYFGYVYFRQVKDSSMKRGYFQKSLVLVSRLPYVNLFQSLLQLIAPEYFDKLEPCLEAVCNEIDQWPPPVPGQTLNLPVMGIVIQVRIPSRVDKPGSSPLKQFNQENLLPAPLVLPSVHELDLFRCFQPVLIHIQMLWELMLLGEPIVVMAPSPTISSEMVLALTSCLTPLKYCCDYRPYFTIHDSEFKEYTTRTQAPPNIVVGVTNPFFIKTLQHWPHLLRIGELKMSGDLPKQVKVKKLTKLKTLDTKPGIYTSYKTFLHKDKTLIKRLLKGVQRKRPSEVQSALLRRHLLELTQSFIIPLEHYIASLMPLQRAITPWKTFLQVSQLRWLVPSETQGNDPEAGGPSPGGDLRGEHCGLDERQVRGGDR, from the exons ATGGACGCGCTGTGCAGCGCCGACCCCCGGCCCCGCGGCCAGCCGCCCCTGGGCTCCGGCCCGGAGCCGGGCCCGGGGGCCTCCCCGCTGCCCTGGGCCCGCTTCTCCGCCTGGCTCGAGTGTGTCTGCGTGGTCACCTTCGacctggagctggggcaggccatggag TTGGTGTATCCTTATGACTTCAGACTGACCGAAAAAGAG AAAACCAACATCTGCTACTTGTCCTTCCCAGACTCCTATTCAG GTAGCCTAGGAGATACTCAATTTAGCTTCCGTGTCCGTCAgtctggggggcagagaaacTCTCATTTTGGGGATGATGGCGAATATAACAGAGAAGCCCCCCTAACACTACAG CGGGAGTCAGCTCATTACTTTGGCTATGTGTACTTCAGACAAGTCAAGGACAGCTCAATGAAGAGAGGTTATTTCCAGAAG TCTCTAGTGCTGGTGTCACGCTTGCCTTATGTGAACCTCTTCCAGTCTCTGCTGCAGCTGATTGCTCCTGAGTACTTTGACAAGCTGGAGCCATGCCTGGAGGCAG TGTGCAATGAGATTGATCAGTGGCCACCACCGGTGCCAGGACAGACACTGAACCTTCCTGTGATGGGAATTGTCATTCAG GTGCGAATCCCATCCAGGGTGGATAAACCCGGATCAAGTCCCTTGAAGCAGTTCAATCAAGAG AATTTGTTACCAGCCCCATTAGTTCTCCCCAGCGTTCATGAACTGGATCTCTTCAG atgTTTCCAGCCAGtgctaattcatatccagatGCTGTGGGAGCTGATGCTACTGGGGGAGCCAATAGTTGTAATGGCGCCATCCCCTACAATTTCCTCAGAAATGGTTCTGGCACTTACCAG CTGTCTCACCCCTCTTAAGTACTGCTGTGACTACCGTCCATATTTCACTATCCATGACAGCGAGTTTAAGGAGTACACCACTAGGACACAAGCCCC GCCGAACATTGTTGTGGGAGTCACAAATCCTTTCTTTATCAAAACACTCCAGCACTGGCCTCACCTTCTTCGGATCGGGGAGCTCAAAATGTCAG GTGACTTACCCAAACAAGTCAAGGTGAAGAAACTAACCAAACTGAAAACTCTGGACACTAAGCCGG GAATCTACACCTCTTACAAGACATTTCTGCACAAAGACAAAACCCTGATAAAGAGATTGTTAAAG GGGGTTCAGAGGAAGCGCCCATCTGAAGTCCAAAGTGCCCTTTTGAGGCGCCACCTGCTGGAGCTCACACAGAGTTTCATTATCCCCCTG GAGCATTATATTGCGAGTCTGATGCCTCTACAGAGGGCCATTACTCCATGGAAG ACGTTTCTTCAAGTCTCCCAACTTCGATGGCTGGTACCGTCAGAGACACAAGGAAATGACCCAGAAGCTGGAGGCCCTTCACCTGGAGGCGATCTGCGAGGCG AACATTGTGGCCTGGATGAAAGACAAGTCCGAGGTGGAGATCGTTGA
- the DENND6B gene encoding protein DENND6B isoform X3 encodes MDALCSADPRPRGQPPLGSGPEPGPGASPLPWARFSAWLECVCVVTFDLELGQAMEKTNICYLSFPDSYSGSLGDTQFSFRVRQSGGQRNSHFGDDGEYNREAPLTLQRESAHYFGYVYFRQVKDSSMKRGYFQKSLVLVSRLPYVNLFQSLLQLIAPEYFDKLEPCLEAVCNEIDQWPPPVPGQTLNLPVMGIVIQVRIPSRVDKPGSSPLKQFNQENLLPAPLVLPSVHELDLFRCFQPVLIHIQMLWELMLLGEPIVVMAPSPTISSEMVLALTSCLTPLKYCCDYRPYFTIHDSEFKEYTTRTQAPPNIVVGVTNPFFIKTLQHWPHLLRIGELKMSGDLPKQVKVKKLTKLKTLDTKPGIYTSYKTFLHKDKTLIKRLLKGVQRKRPSEVQSALLRRHLLELTQSFIIPLEHYIASLMPLQRAITPWKNPPQIRPFRQEDFMKTLEHAGPQLTCVLRGDWLGLYRRFFKSPNFDGWYRQRHKEMTQKLEALHLEAICEANIVAWMKDKSEVEIVDLVLKLREKLIRARCHHLPVKEETLQRVGLYIETIIGSLPEDLQTVLHHH; translated from the exons ATGGACGCGCTGTGCAGCGCCGACCCCCGGCCCCGCGGCCAGCCGCCCCTGGGCTCCGGCCCGGAGCCGGGCCCGGGGGCCTCCCCGCTGCCCTGGGCCCGCTTCTCCGCCTGGCTCGAGTGTGTCTGCGTGGTCACCTTCGacctggagctggggcaggccatggag AAAACCAACATCTGCTACTTGTCCTTCCCAGACTCCTATTCAG GTAGCCTAGGAGATACTCAATTTAGCTTCCGTGTCCGTCAgtctggggggcagagaaacTCTCATTTTGGGGATGATGGCGAATATAACAGAGAAGCCCCCCTAACACTACAG CGGGAGTCAGCTCATTACTTTGGCTATGTGTACTTCAGACAAGTCAAGGACAGCTCAATGAAGAGAGGTTATTTCCAGAAG TCTCTAGTGCTGGTGTCACGCTTGCCTTATGTGAACCTCTTCCAGTCTCTGCTGCAGCTGATTGCTCCTGAGTACTTTGACAAGCTGGAGCCATGCCTGGAGGCAG TGTGCAATGAGATTGATCAGTGGCCACCACCGGTGCCAGGACAGACACTGAACCTTCCTGTGATGGGAATTGTCATTCAG GTGCGAATCCCATCCAGGGTGGATAAACCCGGATCAAGTCCCTTGAAGCAGTTCAATCAAGAG AATTTGTTACCAGCCCCATTAGTTCTCCCCAGCGTTCATGAACTGGATCTCTTCAG atgTTTCCAGCCAGtgctaattcatatccagatGCTGTGGGAGCTGATGCTACTGGGGGAGCCAATAGTTGTAATGGCGCCATCCCCTACAATTTCCTCAGAAATGGTTCTGGCACTTACCAG CTGTCTCACCCCTCTTAAGTACTGCTGTGACTACCGTCCATATTTCACTATCCATGACAGCGAGTTTAAGGAGTACACCACTAGGACACAAGCCCC GCCGAACATTGTTGTGGGAGTCACAAATCCTTTCTTTATCAAAACACTCCAGCACTGGCCTCACCTTCTTCGGATCGGGGAGCTCAAAATGTCAG GTGACTTACCCAAACAAGTCAAGGTGAAGAAACTAACCAAACTGAAAACTCTGGACACTAAGCCGG GAATCTACACCTCTTACAAGACATTTCTGCACAAAGACAAAACCCTGATAAAGAGATTGTTAAAG GGGGTTCAGAGGAAGCGCCCATCTGAAGTCCAAAGTGCCCTTTTGAGGCGCCACCTGCTGGAGCTCACACAGAGTTTCATTATCCCCCTG GAGCATTATATTGCGAGTCTGATGCCTCTACAGAGGGCCATTACTCCATGGAAG AATCCTCCCCAGATCCGTCCTTTCCGACAAGAGGATTTCATGAAGACCCTTGAACATGCTGGTCCCCAACTCACCTGTGTACTTAGGGGTGACTGGTTAGGCCTGTACAG ACGTTTCTTCAAGTCTCCCAACTTCGATGGCTGGTACCGTCAGAGACACAAGGAAATGACCCAGAAGCTGGAGGCCCTTCACCTGGAGGCGATCTGCGAGGCG AACATTGTGGCCTGGATGAAAGACAAGTCCGAGGTGGAGATCGTTGACCTGGTTCTGAAACTTCGCGAGAAGCTG atcaGAGCCAGGTGTCATCACCTCCCTGTGAAGGAGGAAACGCTGCAGCGAGTGGGCCTTTACATTGAGACCATTATTGGTTCCTTACCTGAGGATCTCCAGACTGTGCTGCACCACCACTGA
- the DENND6B gene encoding protein DENND6B isoform X2 has product MDALCSADPRPRGQPPLGSGPEPGPGASPLPWARFSAWLECVCVVTFDLELGQAMELVYPYDFRLTEKEKTNICYLSFPDSYSGSLGDTQFSFRVRQSGGQRNSHFGDDGEYNREAPLTLQESAHYFGYVYFRQVKDSSMKRGYFQKSLVLVSRLPYVNLFQSLLQLIAPEYFDKLEPCLEAVCNEIDQWPPPVPGQTLNLPVMGIVIQVRIPSRVDKPGSSPLKQFNQENLLPAPLVLPSVHELDLFRCFQPVLIHIQMLWELMLLGEPIVVMAPSPTISSEMVLALTSCLTPLKYCCDYRPYFTIHDSEFKEYTTRTQAPPNIVVGVTNPFFIKTLQHWPHLLRIGELKMSGDLPKQVKVKKLTKLKTLDTKPGIYTSYKTFLHKDKTLIKRLLKGVQRKRPSEVQSALLRRHLLELTQSFIIPLEHYIASLMPLQRAITPWKNPPQIRPFRQEDFMKTLEHAGPQLTCVLRGDWLGLYRRFFKSPNFDGWYRQRHKEMTQKLEALHLEAICEANIVAWMKDKSEVEIVDLVLKLREKLIRARCHHLPVKEETLQRVGLYIETIIGSLPEDLQTVLHHH; this is encoded by the exons ATGGACGCGCTGTGCAGCGCCGACCCCCGGCCCCGCGGCCAGCCGCCCCTGGGCTCCGGCCCGGAGCCGGGCCCGGGGGCCTCCCCGCTGCCCTGGGCCCGCTTCTCCGCCTGGCTCGAGTGTGTCTGCGTGGTCACCTTCGacctggagctggggcaggccatggag TTGGTGTATCCTTATGACTTCAGACTGACCGAAAAAGAG AAAACCAACATCTGCTACTTGTCCTTCCCAGACTCCTATTCAG GTAGCCTAGGAGATACTCAATTTAGCTTCCGTGTCCGTCAgtctggggggcagagaaacTCTCATTTTGGGGATGATGGCGAATATAACAGAGAAGCCCCCCTAACACTACAG GAGTCAGCTCATTACTTTGGCTATGTGTACTTCAGACAAGTCAAGGACAGCTCAATGAAGAGAGGTTATTTCCAGAAG TCTCTAGTGCTGGTGTCACGCTTGCCTTATGTGAACCTCTTCCAGTCTCTGCTGCAGCTGATTGCTCCTGAGTACTTTGACAAGCTGGAGCCATGCCTGGAGGCAG TGTGCAATGAGATTGATCAGTGGCCACCACCGGTGCCAGGACAGACACTGAACCTTCCTGTGATGGGAATTGTCATTCAG GTGCGAATCCCATCCAGGGTGGATAAACCCGGATCAAGTCCCTTGAAGCAGTTCAATCAAGAG AATTTGTTACCAGCCCCATTAGTTCTCCCCAGCGTTCATGAACTGGATCTCTTCAG atgTTTCCAGCCAGtgctaattcatatccagatGCTGTGGGAGCTGATGCTACTGGGGGAGCCAATAGTTGTAATGGCGCCATCCCCTACAATTTCCTCAGAAATGGTTCTGGCACTTACCAG CTGTCTCACCCCTCTTAAGTACTGCTGTGACTACCGTCCATATTTCACTATCCATGACAGCGAGTTTAAGGAGTACACCACTAGGACACAAGCCCC GCCGAACATTGTTGTGGGAGTCACAAATCCTTTCTTTATCAAAACACTCCAGCACTGGCCTCACCTTCTTCGGATCGGGGAGCTCAAAATGTCAG GTGACTTACCCAAACAAGTCAAGGTGAAGAAACTAACCAAACTGAAAACTCTGGACACTAAGCCGG GAATCTACACCTCTTACAAGACATTTCTGCACAAAGACAAAACCCTGATAAAGAGATTGTTAAAG GGGGTTCAGAGGAAGCGCCCATCTGAAGTCCAAAGTGCCCTTTTGAGGCGCCACCTGCTGGAGCTCACACAGAGTTTCATTATCCCCCTG GAGCATTATATTGCGAGTCTGATGCCTCTACAGAGGGCCATTACTCCATGGAAG AATCCTCCCCAGATCCGTCCTTTCCGACAAGAGGATTTCATGAAGACCCTTGAACATGCTGGTCCCCAACTCACCTGTGTACTTAGGGGTGACTGGTTAGGCCTGTACAG ACGTTTCTTCAAGTCTCCCAACTTCGATGGCTGGTACCGTCAGAGACACAAGGAAATGACCCAGAAGCTGGAGGCCCTTCACCTGGAGGCGATCTGCGAGGCG AACATTGTGGCCTGGATGAAAGACAAGTCCGAGGTGGAGATCGTTGACCTGGTTCTGAAACTTCGCGAGAAGCTG atcaGAGCCAGGTGTCATCACCTCCCTGTGAAGGAGGAAACGCTGCAGCGAGTGGGCCTTTACATTGAGACCATTATTGGTTCCTTACCTGAGGATCTCCAGACTGTGCTGCACCACCACTGA